A stretch of Chloroflexota bacterium DNA encodes these proteins:
- a CDS encoding DUF433 domain-containing protein codes for MSWQDDIVVDPTICHGKACIKGTRIMVSVILDNLAAGLSPDEILQSYPSLNREAIQAANTYAAELARERVVAIPA; via the coding sequence ATGAGTTGGCAAGATGACATTGTCGTTGATCCCACAATTTGTCATGGAAAAGCCTGTATCAAGGGTACGCGCATTATGGTTTCGGTTATACTCGACAACCTCGCTGCCGGTCTCTCTCCCGATGAGATTCTGCAGAGTTACCCATCCCTGAATCGTGAGGCGATACAGGCTGCTAATACCTACGCTGCCGAGTTGGCCCGCGAGCGTGTTGTAGCTATTCCGGCATAG
- a CDS encoding cohesin domain-containing protein: MIPDRFIKLAALALLLFAATTGPGPIAQAQQEVSSYGLAKVMSGVAGHTGPYWEEMISIESVEADATGGEIRLQVRYSDTCTELYQFRWAFEGDITQLRPGTSFTTTGTGAIEGAACGEVDYDSFMNIMGLDGVLPSPLIQDTSTLGEYDTMGSVGRIYAKGAADTYRTSGSGKLRVDKNAGHDYIAFQLSIYAGTPYSLDPPTIYGPPEAQTMYYDVVYLYQANWQGEPETISPGSSTGGSEGSGGSDGTGSGTGEGGGSGGTGSGTSEGSGSGGTGSGTSEGSGGTGSGTGSGGTGSGSSTAPGSDFPPPPSGSSEPAAVDRMTLQAGQRRVAAGDFVYVPVWLVNGANVANINFSIGYDAGVAAPEGDLIKGNLLANALFSSNSGERGLIRAGFAQTSGVNGTGTVAYMPFRAIGQPGDQTVLDVGVSTINDSSGTVLTIDRIDGAILIVGPDGMLPGDCDGDGVLTELDALCALQMSVRLIPERPTLDVDGDGQVTSRDAVVILQGAVGKK, from the coding sequence GTGATCCCAGACCGATTTATCAAGTTGGCAGCCCTCGCTCTGTTGTTGTTTGCGGCCACCACCGGGCCAGGCCCAATTGCTCAGGCACAGCAAGAGGTTTCCAGCTATGGGCTGGCCAAGGTGATGAGCGGTGTGGCCGGGCATACTGGCCCTTATTGGGAGGAGATGATTTCCATCGAGTCTGTGGAGGCCGACGCGACAGGCGGTGAGATCCGCCTGCAAGTCCGCTATAGTGACACCTGCACTGAACTGTATCAATTCCGCTGGGCATTTGAAGGGGACATCACGCAACTGCGCCCGGGCACAAGCTTTACCACAACCGGAACCGGGGCAATAGAGGGAGCGGCCTGTGGGGAAGTGGACTATGACTCTTTCATGAATATCATGGGCCTTGATGGCGTTCTTCCTTCTCCTCTCATACAGGATACTAGCACCCTGGGGGAATACGATACGATGGGTTCGGTAGGGCGCATATATGCGAAAGGGGCCGCAGACACCTATCGTACCAGCGGGTCAGGAAAACTGAGAGTAGACAAAAACGCTGGCCACGACTATATTGCCTTCCAGTTGTCCATCTACGCCGGCACCCCCTATTCCTTGGACCCACCCACGATCTATGGTCCACCGGAGGCGCAAACCATGTATTACGATGTCGTCTATCTCTATCAGGCGAACTGGCAAGGAGAGCCAGAAACGATTTCGCCCGGTTCGAGCACTGGCGGCAGCGAGGGCAGTGGCGGCAGCGACGGAACAGGTTCTGGCACGGGCGAGGGTGGCGGCAGCGGTGGAACAGGTTCTGGCACGAGCGAGGGTAGCGGCAGCGGTGGAACAGGTTCTGGCACGAGCGAGGGCAGCGGCGGAACGGGTTCCGGCACGGGGAGCGGCGGTACTGGCTCGGGATCGAGTACCGCTCCAGGCAGTGATTTCCCGCCGCCGCCATCTGGCTCCTCGGAACCGGCTGCGGTCGACCGTATGACCCTCCAGGCAGGGCAACGCCGCGTGGCGGCCGGCGATTTCGTTTACGTGCCGGTCTGGTTGGTCAACGGGGCCAATGTCGCCAACATCAACTTCAGCATAGGCTATGATGCCGGCGTCGCAGCGCCCGAGGGCGACCTAATCAAGGGCAATCTGCTGGCTAATGCGCTCTTCAGCAGCAACTCCGGAGAGCGAGGGCTGATCAGGGCCGGATTTGCCCAAACGAGCGGCGTCAACGGCACAGGCACGGTGGCTTACATGCCGTTCCGCGCAATCGGTCAGCCGGGCGATCAGACAGTGCTCGATGTGGGAGTCAGCACCATCAACGACTCCAGTGGAACGGTGTTGACGATCGACCGCATTGATGGGGCCATCCTGATCGTCGGCCCAGACGGCATGCTGCCGGGCGATTGCGACGGCGACGGGGTACTTACCGAGCTGGACGCCCTGTGCGCCCTGCAAATGTCGGTGAGGCTGATCCCCGAACGCCCGACTCTGGACGTGGACGGTGATGGCCAGGTAACGTCGCGCGATGCCGTGGTTATTCTCCAGGGCGCGGTCGGGAAAAAATAG